The following proteins come from a genomic window of Danaus plexippus chromosome 3 unlocalized genomic scaffold, MEX_DaPlex mxdp_34, whole genome shotgun sequence:
- the LOC116767358 gene encoding surfeit locus protein 4 homolog — translation MQIPNEYISTAEDVADQVIRKCKHVLPTVARLCLISTFLEDGLRMWFQWSEQRDYMDLSWGCGKFLATVFVIVNLVGQLGGCVMVLGRLKADIACGILFFIVVLQTFAYSILWDMQFLFRNLALIGALLLVLAEARAEGRSLFAGVPSLGENKPKTYLQLAGRILLAFMFITLLRFEVSFLQIVQDLLGSVLMILVTVGYRTKLSALLLVLVLSVLNLYHNAWWSVPSYKPLRDFLKYDFFQTLSVIGGLLMIVYLGPGGVSMDEHKKRW, via the exons ATGCAAATTCCTAATGAATATATCTCAACGGCTGAAGACGTTGCAGATcag GTTATAAGAAAATGCAAGCATGTATTACCAACAGTAGCAAGACTATGTCTTATATCCACATTTCTTGAGGATGGACTGAGAATGTGGTTTCAATGGTCGGAACAGAGAGATTATATGGATTTGTCTTGGGGCTGTGGAAAATTCTTAGCAACAGTTTTTGTG ATAGTAAACTTAGTAGGTCAGCTGGGCGGATGTGTCATGGTGCTAGGAAGACTGAAAGCGGACATAGCTTGCGGGATTCTGTTCTTCATTGTCGTTCTAcag ACGTTCGCGTACAGCATACTATGGGACATGCAATTCCTGTTCCGTAACTTGGCCCTGATCGGAGCCCTGCTGTTGGTACTGGCGGAGGCTCGGGCCGAGGGTCGCAGTCTGTTCGCTGGTGTACCTTCTTTGGGAGAGAATAAACCCAAGACTTATTTACAACTCGCTGGAAGGATACTTTTGGCGTTTATGTTCATAACGCTGCTGCGATTTGAGGTGTCATTCTTACAG ATTGTTCAAGACCTGCTGGGTTCAGTTCTTATGATTCTGGTAACAGTCGGTTATCGAACCAAGCTATCAGCATTACTTCTAGTGTTGGTGCTGTCGGTACTCAATCTCTACCACAACGCATGGTGGTCGGTGCCTTCATACAAACCTCTCCGGGACTTCCTCAAATATGACTTCTTCCAg ACACTGTCAGTGATTGGAGGTCTCCTGATGATAGTCTACCTGGGCCCAGGAGGTGTCAGTATGGACGAGCACAAGAAACGGTGGTAA
- the LOC116767273 gene encoding iron-sulfur protein NUBPL gives MNIQRVISRVHGLFLSHFNVNQPSCFALRHYSSKSDINEHRAKVMAKGLPEKKPLPGVKSIILVASGKGGVGKTTTAVNLACAMKVIEPDKEIGLLDADVFGPSVPLMMNITGEPMLNDENLIEPLLNYGVKCMSMGLLVSGENAVVWRGLMVMQALERLTRHVAWGPLDCLVVDTPPGTGDTHLSLAQNLPIDGALVVTTPQSAALQVTKRGVNMFEKLKIPIVGLVENMSHAMCSKCGTKNFVFGNETKQSADQMGLEIIESFEVDANMSECINSGKPAIYALADSIHAEKYRQLANKVFKYISDKDKEAKATKQ, from the exons atgaaTATTCAGCGTGTTATATCGAGAGTGCACGGTCTTTTTCTTTCACATTTTAATGTg aaTCAACCCAGCTGCTTTGCACTTAGACATTACAGCAGTAAAAGTGATATTAATGAGCACAGAGCAAAAGTTATGGCCAAAGGACTACCAGAAAAAAAGCCTCTTCCAGGAGTTAAGAGTATAATTCTTGTGGCTTCTGGGAAGGGGGGAGTGGGAAAGACTACAACTGCTG TGAATCTCGCATGTGCTATGAAAGTAATTGAGCCAGACAAAGAAATAGGTCTGTTGGATGCGGATGTATTTGGGCCATCAGTTCCGCTAATGATGAACATAACTGGAGAGCCCATGTTAAATGATGAGAACCTTATTGAACCACTGTTAAATTACGGTGTTAAATG CATGTCGATGGGGTTGCTAGTGTCTGGTGAAAACGCGGTGGTTTGGCGCGGGTTGATGGTGATGCAGGCGTTGGAGCGCCTCACTCGACACGTGGCGTGGGGTCCACTCGACTGTCTCGTGGTGGACACGCCGCCCGGAACCGGAGATACTCATCTATCGCTCGCCCAGAACCTCCCCATCGATG GTGCTTTGGTAGTCACTACTCCGCAATCTGCAGCGCTGCAGGTGACGAAGAGAGGCGTGAACATGTtcgaaaaacttaaaataccaATCGTCGGTCTGGTAGAAAACATGTCGCACGCCATGTGCAGCAAGTGCGGGACCAAAAATTTTGTGTTCGGAAACGAAACTAAGCAATCGGCGGATCAAATGGGACTTGAAATTATTGAGAGCTTTGAAGTTGACGCGAATATGTCTGAATGTATAAACAGCGGTAAACCGGCCATATACGCCCTAGCAGACAGCATACACGCAGAGAAATATAGACAGTTagcaaataaagtttttaaatatatatcagataAGGATAAGGAAGCGAAAGCGACCAAACAGTAG
- the LOC116767443 gene encoding ubiquitin-like protein 5 yields MLEVTCNDRLGKKVRVKCNPDDTVGDLKKLIAAQTGTRYDKIVLKKWYTVFKDHIKLSDYEIHDGMNLELYYQ; encoded by the exons atgcTAGAAGTAACTTGCAACGATCGTTTAGGAAAGAAAGTAAGGGTAAAATGCAACCCAGATGACACCGTGGGTGATCTAAAGAAGCTTATAGCAGCACAAACTGGTACACGATATGATAAGATCGTTTTAAAGAAATGGTACACAGTCTTCAAAGATCACATCAAGTTATCAGATT ATGAGATTCACGACGGCATGAACTTGGAACTCTACTACCAGTGA
- the LOC116768049 gene encoding pre-mRNA-splicing factor 38B isoform X1, which yields MSEIEDYNQQKPGKTSKQHNILPIWGNEQTMNLNPLILANIQGSSYFKVHLFKLKTYHEVVDEIYYQVKHLEPWERGSRKTAGQTGMCGGVRGVGAGGIVSTAFCLLYKLYTLRLTRKQVNGLLQHTDSPYIRALGFMYIRYTQPPADLFDWYVDYLDDEEEVDPRAGGGGSTTIGALVRQMLIKLDWFSTLFPRIPVPIQKQIEQKLAEHNRQSNASKPSNYRGAIGNGNNSSASSAGNYNTGRTESDRREHDDRDRRDYGEAEKYSKDRPVRRDDRDRERERDRDRERDRDRDKERRDRDRVRERHRDRSRSRDRRDRSRERPRHRSRSRDRRHR from the exons atgagTGAAATTGAAG ATTACAATCAACAGAAACCAGGAAAAACAAGCAAGCAGCATAACATATTACCAATATGGGGTAATGAGCAGACTATGAATCTGAATCCTTTAATATTAGCGAATATTCAAGGTTCTAGCTACTTCAAAG TGCATCTGTTCAAGTTGAAAACATATCACGAGGTTGTTGACGAGATCTACTACCAGGTGAAACACCTCGAGCCTTGGGAGCGTGGAAGCCGGAAGACTGCCGGCCAGACGGGCATGTGTGGCGGC GTTAGAGGGGTAGGTGCAGGGGGCATTGTTTCTACAGCTTTCTGTCTTCTCTACAAGTTATATACACTGCGGCTAACTCGCAAGCAAGTCAATGGTCTTCTGCAGCACACAGATTCGCCATACATTAGAGCACTTG GTTTTATGTACATACGCTACACACAGCCTCCAGCTGACTTGTTTGACTGGTATGTCGACTACCTGGATGATGAAGAGGAGGTTGACCCCCGTGCTGGAGGTGGGGGCTCTACTACCATAGGCGCTCTTGTGAGACAAATGCTTATCAAGTTGGACTGGTTCAGCACCCTGTTCCCCAGGATACCTGTACCCATCCAAAAGCAGATAGAACAGAA GTTAGCAGAGCATAATAGACAGAGCAATGCCAGCAAGCCCAGCAACTACCGGGGAGCTATAGGCAACGGTAATAATAGTAGTGCTAGTAGCGCCGGTAACTACAACACGGGCCGCACGGAGTCAGACCGCCGCGAGCACGACGACAGGGACAGGCGTGATTATGGAGAAGCTGAGAA ATATTCAAAAGATAGACCAGTGAGACGCGACGACAGGGATCGGGAGCGTGAGAGAGACAGGGATCGTGAACGAGATCGCGATCGTGATAAGGAGAGGCGGGATCGTGATCGGGTTCGTGAACGTCACCGTGACCGATCACGTTCACGAGACCGTCGTGATCGGTCCCGCGAGCGACCACGTCACAGGTCACGCTCGAGAGATCGCCGCCACAGATAA
- the LOC116767199 gene encoding uncharacterized protein LOC116767199: MAICLRTFSHKILPINGIVTSTKHSNRLTRKIPERTQFLEDFLSSRRISSCQLAPKYSSENFIDDIHVQEVTIVNSYLTRNSNEKSKLTFIDSTDGRENNDNIEHYFNYYSDGMKTLGLTSDDYVEQRTLYNLNERPSISMNDVDFSKCHADIEPTCLSDFERDAIAFCSGPTVASQATPPTEEKTIDGKPSEEQLMKVFHSLSKTMPQLFVKPLDYSIYHPNLIFVNNIRGVTTVGLFHYVKQVALLRTVAHIKFAYVNFEVLKITAHPEDSSVRMRWRIKGISGLKVFFMFWKYKLWNLKEVFQDQEMWYDGFSTFYVGTDGLIQKHVADKVMPDQDRIIDDEEKAPIAAKIALLIGLIPRNYLSDLTPFLSSSDTNECTPFYKVLE, encoded by the exons ATGGCCATTTGTTTGCGCACATTTTCACATAAGATTTTGCCTATAAATGGCATCGTAACATCAACGAAACATTCAAATCGCCTAACCCGAAAAATACCCGAACGAACACAATTTCTAGAAGAC TTTCTCAGTAGCAGACGCATATCTAGTTGTCAACTAGCACCGAAATATTCGTCGGAAAACTTTATTGATGATATTCACGTCCAAGAGGTTACAATTGTCAATAGTTACCTAACTCGAAACTCGAACGAAAAGTCAAAACTAACCTTCATAGACAGTACAGATGGAAgggaaaataatgataatatagaACATTATTTCAACTACTACTCAGATGGTATGAAGACATTGGGCCTCACCAGTGATGATTATGTTGAACAGAGAACATTGTATAACTTAAATGAGAGGCCTTCCATTAGCATGAATGATGTTGATTTTTCCAAATGTCATGCG GATATAGAGCCAACATGTTTATCGGACTTTGAGAGGGATGCCATTGCATTCTGTAGTGGGCCAACAGTGGCGTCTCAGGCGACACCTCCTACAGAGGAGAAAACTATTGATGGAAAGCCCAGTGAAGAACAATTGATGAAAGTCTTTCATTCACTTTCGAAAACa ATGCCACAGCTGTTTGTCAAGCCCCTGGACTATTCTATCTACCATCcaaatcttatttttgttaataacatcAGAGGGGTGACTACAGT AGGTTTATTTCACTATGTGAAACAAGTGGCGCTCCTCCGCACAGTGGctcatataaaatttgcatatgttaattttgaagtattaaaaataacagcaCACCCAGAAGATTCTTCAGTACG TATGAGATGGAGAATCAAGGGAATATCTGGTCTCAAAGTATTCTTTATGTTCTGGAAGTACAAGTTGTGGAACCTGAAAGAGGTTTTTCAAGATCAAGAAAT gtgGTATGATGGATTTTCAACCTTCTATGTTGGCACAGATGGACTTATCCAGAAGCATGTGGCAGATAAG gtgATGCCAGATCAGGACAGGATAATAGATGATGAGGAGAAGGCTCCAATTGCAGCTAAAATTGCTCTTCTTATTGGTCTAATCCCTAGAAATTACCTATCAGATTTGACACCTTTCTTATCTTCATCTGACACAAATGAATGCACACCATTTTATAAAGTACTAGAATGA
- the LOC116768049 gene encoding pre-mRNA-splicing factor 38B isoform X2 yields the protein MSEIEDYNQQKPGKTSKQHNILPIWGNEQTMNLNPLILANIQGSSYFKVHLFKLKTYHEVVDEIYYQVKHLEPWERGSRKTAGQTGMCGGVRGVGAGGIVSTAFCLLYKLYTLRLTRKQVNGLLQHTDSPYIRALGFMYIRYTQPPADLFDWYVDYLDDEEEVDPRAGGGGSTTIGALVRQMLIKLDWFSTLFPRIPVPIQKQIEQKLQLC from the exons atgagTGAAATTGAAG ATTACAATCAACAGAAACCAGGAAAAACAAGCAAGCAGCATAACATATTACCAATATGGGGTAATGAGCAGACTATGAATCTGAATCCTTTAATATTAGCGAATATTCAAGGTTCTAGCTACTTCAAAG TGCATCTGTTCAAGTTGAAAACATATCACGAGGTTGTTGACGAGATCTACTACCAGGTGAAACACCTCGAGCCTTGGGAGCGTGGAAGCCGGAAGACTGCCGGCCAGACGGGCATGTGTGGCGGC GTTAGAGGGGTAGGTGCAGGGGGCATTGTTTCTACAGCTTTCTGTCTTCTCTACAAGTTATATACACTGCGGCTAACTCGCAAGCAAGTCAATGGTCTTCTGCAGCACACAGATTCGCCATACATTAGAGCACTTG GTTTTATGTACATACGCTACACACAGCCTCCAGCTGACTTGTTTGACTGGTATGTCGACTACCTGGATGATGAAGAGGAGGTTGACCCCCGTGCTGGAGGTGGGGGCTCTACTACCATAGGCGCTCTTGTGAGACAAATGCTTATCAAGTTGGACTGGTTCAGCACCCTGTTCCCCAGGATACCTGTACCCATCCAAAAGCAGATAGAACAGAA GCTGCAGCTATGCTGA